Proteins found in one Nitrospiraceae bacterium genomic segment:
- a CDS encoding DUF5069 domain-containing protein, producing MTQQTYPRSPKALLGGIAHLGRFIDKVRLRHAGKIQDYNYITVGFDKYLIDFLQIDAKAFEQQVLAGESDEKLLSWVKTHGRKHSEEEIAQWSTGLLAGGPKDDAAKQR from the coding sequence ATGACTCAGCAAACCTATCCCCGCAGTCCCAAGGCCCTCCTCGGCGGCATCGCCCACCTGGGCCGGTTCATCGATAAAGTCCGCTTGCGCCACGCCGGCAAGATTCAGGACTACAACTACATCACCGTCGGGTTCGATAAGTATCTGATTGATTTTTTACAGATCGATGCGAAGGCTTTCGAGCAGCAGGTGTTGGCGGGTGAGAGCGATGAGAAGTTGTTGAGCTGGGTGAAGACCCACGGTCGGAAACATTCCGAGGAAGAAATCGCGCAATGGTCAACGGGCCTTCTGGCGGGCGGCCCGAAGGACGATGCGGCGAAGCAGCGAT
- a CDS encoding glutamate synthase subunit beta has translation MGDPKGFLKYAREGPKRKPIELRVLDWKEMYEPIPEEKLKVQGARCMDCGVPFCQGNTGCPVVNLIPEWNDLVYRGRWKDALKALHTTNNFPEFTGRLCPAPCEGACVLGINSDPVSIRVLEWNIIDRGFNEGLVEPALPVRKTGKTVAIIGSGPAGLAAAQQLARAGHSVTVFEKADRIGGLLRYGIPDFKMEKWVIDRRLEQMKAEGVEFKTGVTVGKDVTGEQLRQEFDAVGLTMGAEMARDLPVPGRELKGIHFAMEYLTQQNKRTAGISVSEEPITAKGKRVVIIGGGDTGSDCLGTAHRQGCSEAHQFEVLPEPPPSRSSSTPWPLWPMQLRTSHAHEEGCDRQWSVSTTKFTGHNGHVTKLHANRVKFEGGKFVAIPNTDFELDADLVLLAMGFTGPVRNGFLDSLGVNYDARGCVTVNENFMTNLDGVFAGGDTKRGASLIVWAIAEGRKMAAGINQYLEAGKTANQSVK, from the coding sequence ATGGGTGATCCAAAGGGCTTTCTGAAATACGCGCGTGAGGGGCCGAAGCGGAAACCGATCGAGTTGCGCGTGCTCGATTGGAAAGAAATGTACGAGCCCATCCCGGAGGAGAAGCTCAAGGTTCAAGGTGCGCGCTGCATGGATTGCGGTGTGCCCTTTTGCCAGGGGAATACCGGCTGTCCCGTCGTGAATTTGATCCCCGAATGGAACGATCTCGTCTATCGCGGCCGTTGGAAAGACGCGCTGAAGGCGTTGCACACCACGAACAATTTCCCGGAATTCACCGGCCGTCTCTGTCCCGCGCCCTGCGAAGGGGCCTGCGTGCTCGGCATCAACAGCGACCCGGTGTCGATCCGCGTGCTCGAATGGAACATCATCGATCGCGGCTTCAATGAAGGCCTGGTCGAGCCGGCCTTGCCGGTGAGAAAGACCGGCAAGACGGTTGCCATCATCGGGTCAGGTCCCGCCGGTCTGGCTGCTGCGCAGCAACTCGCGCGCGCCGGTCATAGCGTCACCGTATTTGAGAAGGCCGATCGTATCGGCGGCTTGCTGCGGTACGGCATCCCTGATTTCAAGATGGAGAAGTGGGTCATCGACCGCCGGCTGGAGCAGATGAAAGCCGAAGGGGTGGAGTTCAAAACCGGCGTCACTGTGGGTAAAGATGTGACCGGCGAACAGCTACGGCAGGAGTTCGATGCGGTGGGGCTGACGATGGGTGCGGAAATGGCCCGAGATCTGCCGGTACCGGGGCGTGAACTCAAGGGCATCCATTTCGCCATGGAATATCTCACGCAGCAGAACAAGCGGACGGCAGGGATCTCCGTATCCGAAGAACCGATCACCGCCAAGGGAAAGCGGGTGGTCATCATCGGCGGCGGCGATACCGGGTCCGACTGTTTGGGAACGGCCCATCGACAGGGCTGCAGTGAGGCGCATCAGTTCGAAGTGTTGCCCGAGCCACCTCCGTCCCGATCGAGCTCGACGCCCTGGCCGCTGTGGCCGATGCAGCTTCGTACGTCCCATGCGCACGAAGAAGGCTGTGATCGTCAATGGAGCGTGTCTACCACGAAGTTCACCGGTCACAACGGGCATGTGACGAAGCTGCATGCCAACCGGGTGAAGTTCGAGGGCGGTAAGTTCGTGGCGATCCCGAATACGGACTTCGAGTTGGATGCCGACCTCGTGTTGCTCGCCATGGGCTTCACGGGCCCTGTTAGAAACGGCTTTCTCGACAGCCTCGGCGTGAATTACGACGCGCGTGGCTGCGTGACCGTCAACGAGAACTTCATGACCAACCTCGACGGCGTCTTTGCCGGCGGCGATACCAAGCGCGGCGCGTCTCTCATCGTCTGGGCCATCGCCGAAGGCCGCAAGATGGCGGCGGGTATCAATCAGTACCTCGAAGCGGGCAAGACGGCAAACCAGTCAGTAAAGTAA